The Haematobia irritans isolate KBUSLIRL chromosome 1, ASM5000362v1, whole genome shotgun sequence DNA segment TGTAACACAAAATGAAAATAGGGGTAATGAGAGTAGTCATTGGATACAGAAAGGtagacaaacacaaaaaaatcactATTGTACCagacaaaatgaaaatttccgaCAATACTCCAAAAAGTCCATTTGAAATGTCCGGTTGTTGATCGCTCAATTAATTGCTAGAAAAAGAAACACTGACATAAAAGTCATGATGTTAATATTCAtactaataattggtaagtgagTTGAAATAATCAATAGGATTGGACCAGAATGTGCAGCGTATACGAAGcctccattttcatgaagctgcgTAATATTAAGGTCGAGATTTTAAAACTTACAATGGATATGTATGTAGTTCGGTCTAAGAACTCATATGTGAGTTGAAAACTTTATGAACAAGAAAagttcttaaaaaattaaacaaacagTTTATGCTACAGGAAGAAAATGGCTGTGAAATTATGACCAATCCCAATGGATATAACTATGGATAACTTTGgggccgtagtgcaatggttatttCAATTCCTACTGAAAAGGAAACAGTTTTTAAGCACTGGATTActtcctctcagtaatgctggtgacatttcggggtatttaaaatcttctataactgCTTTCACCGTAAAGTGAAATGGTAttcgcactcggctataaaaaggaggtatggggcctcctttttatagtcgagccaTTGAGCCAAACCTAGAATcgggcaaaattgacgcagaagcaatgaattttaacatgtgcttgtcataggacggaagtcctccatttcaacagccggtgtactgaatttgcatcacttctttaggtgtgatccgaattcaatgttttggatgtaaattaaaaaattctgtgatattttgtcaaataaataatttttataattttttataatttttaatggattgtcggaaacgttagacctcaaatattttcaaaaattcacaatgttttcagattggatttagcattttttcgatcgAATtctaatgatttgtaccattttatgaattcttactcttttttttaacctctttgaaacgaaaaaagttaaaattacccattaaaagtatgaacttcctgggtagttaaaataaagaacatcattgggagtgcatcttctggaagtgcttttaaagttttgcctttggaagaacttccaaatttgtttgctgagTTGTAcctaaattaaacaattttctttctcatttgtgttttttttctgttttgaaGGCGTATAATATATTTGtaccttcccagcaaaaactcctattaccaggtataatAATAAGTACTTCGTCCCAAGCATATCAGCTTTCCAAAAGTAATAGGTTTACCGTAAATAGACTCAAAGAGAGCGAGTGAGTTGCTGCTCTCATATCTCATTATAGATTTTATTCTCTCTTATAAGTTAGTTTCGTGTTCTCGGTCTTTTTCTATCccatttctctctctctctctctgtttatATTTGTGGTACAATTTGTAGTTTGAAATCTCTTTGACGCCAGGAGGAATCGAACTCAGACCTGtagttttgtaatccaacatacTATACCCTACTCCACGACATGGATTTATTCAATGATGTAATTTTCCAATATAAATGATGTactatacaatttaaaaaaaacaagggtatattttattggcattatcaattaatatgttgcaattttttctgaaatgtaattttcgctactacacgcaaaaaaataattctttcctctcaaacggtctacacaggtaagttattattataatttttttattttgattaacggTAATACTGGAAGAATCaatagtgcttacccagtttttttctgtttttatacACGTAATGAATAGGATTATTTATGCACATGTCAATACATGTTATCCCTTTAAATGCCGAAACTTTATAAGGACCATATATCGAAAACATGAGAATGTAGAAATTTAATCATTgccaacggccattttcatgtgttTCGTtgggctttaactgtcagttagcagaaggaaaattgaaatacattccctccagttaactttaactgaaaacatTTCAGCAGTTaacttcctaactggcatatggaatatagagGCAAGacgacagatatgtccatagcaCGGTTTAAAAGGTCggatatttatgaaaatgggagcAATTCTGCTCAAATGATTATagagaaatttggaaaaattttttgtatgtgaATAACTAAACCCAATCGCATAGTGGATGCGATTGGGACATAAAAAGTTTAGTCTGAACCGAGAATACACCGAGAAcagacggtgtcaatctgaaAATGAGACGGGCACAATTAACTATTAGAGACAATGAAGCATTGTGAGGACCGAAGTTCGACTCCCCcatctatcgtcctgaaatttggcacaggttcGTTTTTtgattgcaggcaggtcaagttcgaatttggactatatcggtccaagttttgatatagtccccatataaaccgatttcccgatttggggtcttgggcttataaaaaccgttgttgttatccaaattgcctgaaattgaaaatctaaaggtacttgaggaccattaaaaggtgtgccgaaaatgatgcccATCGTTTtggtatataccccatatagaccgatctcccgattttgcttcttgggcatctagaaactgtattttctatccgatttgcccgaaattgaaaatctggaagtatttttggaccttaaagaggtgtgtcgaaaacggtccgtatcggtccatgttttggtatagccgccatatagaccgatctcccgatttttattcttgggcttctataatctgTATTTATTACTCGATTTGCCttatattggaaatctagaggtatttaaggaccataaagaggtgtgtcaaaaatggtccgtatcggcctatgttttggtataccccTATAtgaactgatctcccgattttacttcttgtattCGCGTATATGTCGATAGCTTCGCTAttcctagacaaaatttttgctttatattattcaattctacaaaaaattgatgAAAAAGGATGATTACAATAAGCCTAGATATTCGACtcttaaaaactttttggaattTTCGGATCCAAAGTTTTCAATTAGAATGCGATAATATTACTTCATACCTTTTGTTTAATCTCACCAAGATCAAAGCGgagttaaattattattttttaattcaaattgtggaattcaaTAAAATCCAGTAGCCGTTTCTTGTCATgtaatcatcatcgtcatcataatCAAATGATACTGCAGTCAATCATAGCGGTAGCATCATCCATCATTCAAACAATCATCTTATTAATGTTGCACATGTTCTCATTACTCATTGCAAAACATTAGCACAAACAACGCTAGgtatcgtccgtccgtccgtccatcttaaTCCAATATGCAATTCCATTGCAATTCAAAACCCTCCAAAACCTTGGAGCATGTCTTGTTGCTACTGCACTGCACATTGAACTCTGCTCTGTGATGCATGAGCTGTGAGTAGCCAACCGATTTACACGTACGTGCcgcaaacaatttcaatttttccataatcGGTCACAAAAGAAGTCCAATCCATGCTATGTAGACAGAATTCATAACCCCATGCTCCATACATGTGCGAAGAAATGCCACAACATTTAAATGAGCCTGAGTAAAAAGCACTCTATGGCGTCATTGGAAGATAAGAGGAAGACAGATAATGGTTGACTGAATTGGCAAAACAGTAGCTAAATAGGCAAAATCGTGTGATTTTGGTTAACAGTGAAGTTGCCGGCTATGGGATCAAGCGAAAAGGTCTTAGCACCACATAAGCACCGCTAAGCTTAACAAGATGAAGATTGTCAGCATCAGTAACATCCACAACGCCGGATTTGTGGCCATCAGCTCAGCCAAGAGATGAATCCAGTCAATTCAGTGGTCATCGTGATTCGTAGGAATGGTCTCAGTTCACGCTCACGTTCGAATCAAATCAGAAACTGTTTCTTTAGTTTTGCATAACCATTGTTGGATCAACAATCGGACGGACGGATCGTCACATGTTCAGTCCAATTTCTGGGGTAATCATGTCGCAATTGAACAATCATCCATCCAtcgatccatccatccatctataGATCATTGGgaaatcgattttattttgaCTGTGTCGTTGCCTGTTTTCGTATATTCGCATATAAGATATGGAAATGTTTTACTACTTAGTTCATAGTAGACATTCGCCGTTTAATGTTTAATATGCTACAATTAAAGTTAACAAAACTAAGAAAATAATTCTATTGAATACGTGGAGCTATTGGCGGGTAAAACTAGTTCATATTACGGCCTCTACCTAGGGAAGAGCTAAAAAGTATCTGAAAGAAAAGGGAAATATGTTCGGTCTGTAAACATTGTTTTCCAAATATGCACAAATCTTACtttagaattttcattctcttttggaAATATACTGCCTGTTCGTGGAATTTTCGATCGCCTTAGGGATGtcagacgtgctcttttaaagagcacatgtgctcttttttacagaatgtgctcttaaaacaagataggCCAAATGAGCACGtaaaagtgctctatttttagtaAAGTACTATTTTTGTGCTCTTTGtatgcatcacaacaaatattactccaacgcgattcaataaatggtaaaagtaaactgaacataCGTAATATTACtttcgcactagacacgaaatctcgctatttagaatcaaaatctctttacaaatctcaagtgttaggactggcaaaataacgagatttcgtagatttgagtatttaacagctgtttgtaaatatatcaatacaaacacaaacccgtatgtgcacacgcacacacacattcatctgcaaggaaaattggggcagggttgcaaaaagcgcatttttagtagtaaaaccacagttgtacaaggcagtataggggattttgaaagagattttgttgaaatcctctacGAGCCAGCTGATATTTGCCTATTGCAAATATACTgacatctacactgaaaaaatattgacctaatatggaagattatgcaacttaaacattaaaattaaagtttataatatagtatttaggacacaaatcttgaaattttgcgtctctctaCCGAAGTTGTAGatatttgaagtaaggcaaattttccttaaaataaagaaaaacatttttaatttaaagaaatcgtctttaactcaactgacatattgaatttttaaatttaagataaaaacgcttcaaatatagcatAAATGcacctttggtttaaagttttttttagcatgTAGAAAACTGTTttcactttgaagtacctggcacaatttggattttgaaattggagtttgtttgtacataaatacctttgttaatatattgcaaaaagaaaataaaaactcgatgaatgagatctgtatccaattttgactttttattgatcgtagatttaaagccaaggAGGTccgaaaaaatgtctttattttaaagaagccgcatctttggctcggaatcaataccaaaatccttaagggaaggtcaaaatctttggatccaagtaaacttttttttttgagtgtaggaggaTTTCGGCCAAATTCCTCGTTTATgaagatttcgtgtctagtgcgaacgtagtataaaTGTCACTCTACGAGATTTTCCTAcaccgttattttctaattaaatagtgttttactttatatatcagagtcgaagaagagcacgccgatgttgcttcttcactttgtactctgttctaaatgtaaacaaacttctttcaataacatttttcacaaaaacaccaaacaaatgacttacaaagtattgtaagaaaattagcttgagttgaaagttgtttattttatgtctattatgtatattattatggaagtaattgtttttcttatatttgaaaaagtgtgctctttttataaaatgaatgtgctctttttacCTTTCTGGCATCCCTAGTTCGCCTCGAGGCGAACGATTCGTCAAAAATCACATATTGATATCTCTAAAACCAGAGTCTGTGAAATCCCAATTAATTCGGTGTTCGaaagtaaatcataaataatgggTTCATGACAAAAATCAggaatttctagaaaatatatctaaagttattttagtttcaatctagacgaacgattcgtctcgagtcgattctgtgtttcatgaacaggcagATAATCATGCACAAACATTTTCAGTTTAAAACATCCCAAAGTTATAtgcaaatgaaaagaaaaaatgttttcgtaATTTCAAATCTTAAACCAAGGAGGTCAAATGCCTAAAATAAgcgttttttctttaatccataGATTCGTAGTAGTGCGATGGTTAGCATGCCGGCCTTGCATAGataggttcaatcccagtttcgaccgaacaccaaaaagtaggccccttgtcattgagctaaacatagtatCGGGCAGAGAAAAATTtagcattgtggtatcacaatggactgaacattTGCTTCTATGCTTGATTTCTTATATTAGATGTGCTTTTATCCGTTACGTGAtgtattatttgttaataaaatagaaatatctCCCTATTGCGTTtcccaaaatttactatattatGTCAATATTGTTTTGACATTTTAGCAGATCTAAGTTAATTTAAAACGAGAGTTTTTTTCCATTCCAATGTACAATCCAATGTACCCTACTTCAACGGCATTCGATTTTCGCAGAAGGGGCCAATCTCAAGGACTACATACTCGTATATTTAgaaattgtttgagaaatttctttcaattaaaaatttcaattcaaattaaaatttcaatttaataagTCCTTAATGAAAGACACAGATTGGCGAGATATATTATATTGTAGTACAGTGATTTAAAGGCGCACAACCATGGTATCTCATTTATGGCTGGCTAAATGTGATCTTCATTCATCCATAAGCACGTTGGTGATGATGATAATGTTCAATCGTTGAATTGGGAAGCTTTACTATACATTAATCACgtactacaccgaaagaattttcttcgtaaaaagaacgaaaaatttcgttaaaagtacgaaatatttcgtactttttacgaaaaaagttcttccaaaattttcgtagtttgtacgaaaaaaaatcgtactttttatgaagaaacttcttaatttttatgaaaaatcttcgtactttttatgaaacaatttcgttctttttatgaaaatgtttcgtactttttatgaaaaattttcgtagtttttatgaaaaattttcgtactttttatgaaaaactttcgtacttttttttcaaaaatgtttgaacttttagaaaaaaaattatagtcgaaagtgcatttggttatagttacaagtgtgaaaaatgacatcactactttacatcttaagtttttgaataattgcttcacttttattcatagcgcgctatcacccatatGAGaaatagcatagacttgcataaaaaatagaataaaggaatacactcaagcacattataaaagacaatttaatgccgcgaacggaaattttacaacttcaatgaaacttcttcgttatttctaagaaaatgtttcgtactttttatgaagacatttcaacgcagaatgtttcgtaaaatattcgtaaaaacttcttcacaaaattcatgaaatttgaagaaagtttcgctaaaagtacgaacttttacgaagaaaagttaatgtagaatatttcgtagaagtttcgtatattcgtaaaatatttttcgtaaaatttacgaaaatgaatgaaaatttcgttattttaatgaagaattcacgaagaatagttaatgaagaattcttcttaaaattaacgaagagaattctttcggtgtataaagTGACCCATAATGATTCATAAGTGATATTCTCAAACGTATGACAAAAGATTGAACAACAACTGTAATTATGTAAATGTATGAGGCCATAACTATggatgtaatattttgtcatattttgtttcttaacCTTAATCTTCGTTACCGAAAATGACaagattaaaaaataatatttaaatttgacaaaataatattatttcttcCAAGGAGCATCTGAAGTTCTTCCGACCTATGGCAAGACCATATAAAACTCATTGTAGATGCATCACAATTCAAACTACTTTTTCGGGAGCTATTTCGCTCGCTATAAACACATTACAACCCttcaaagaacaaaaaaacaatttgtgaTAAATTCCAGGGCATAGTTCTATTATTGAAGTCCCTATTGTGATTTAAATTTGAAAGCCTAAGAGCGATAACCGCCATGTTCTtttttagatttatttaaaaaaattgtttttcagtaGAGACATTTCCAATTTTAAAAGTTGAATGTCttcggataaaaatttttatcaggcATAACGTCAAAGTGGTTTCTATGTTACACAAAGTAAAATTCGTTATCTAAATATAATAAATGTTTGGATTTATTAGAATATGGTATGTTTTCCTGGGTTCTCACAAAACACGTAATCGTTAGGTGTAGTCCAAGAATTATATCTGTGGAATTGTGAGAAACCCCTATAAGtcaacacggacgaaaaatactgtttttcataggtataggtgtaaaaattatatgtttggaacaaaaTACAAGTATTTCTTATGTCTTCGACAATATATTatgatgttttgtcaaaattaaacataaaaattcGAGTGTTATATTGTTTTTCTATACCTCCCGATCTAAGGcagatatcaaaatctgaaaagACAGAAAGATGTGCCTTCAAAAACTATATACAACATAacgtttttgagaaattgtccTATCTCGACTTATGGgattttgtcataacttcacAGATATCAATGGGAGCAACGAGAGCTAAACTTACCTTGatcttcatcaaaatttttggttGATAACTGGAACAGAGCATCTAATGGAGTATCACTTGAAGCCTTAGAGCTCTTAGTTCCCATACTTTTTGTACTTTCCTCGGTACCATTGGTAGATAAATGTTCTTGTGATGATGACTGACTTTTTCTACCGCATCTTTCAATTAATTCATCTTCTTCACCGACCTCATCATCGCTGGCCACATTGACCTCCGGCGAACAACATTGACTCCCTGCTAAGCTAGAATCTCTAGATCCACCACGCTCTGATCCATCTTCGGAGGGAATGATATTTGGATCCATGCTCATTTGGCGTAGCAACTGAGCCTGAGCATTGAAATGTTCTTGCAATTGGCGATGATAATCCCAAGCCAGCCGTTGTTCATACTGAAGCAATGCCGGTGGTATAAATGGTGAAAGCGACAGTTGAGGGGTATTTGCATTCGAAAGTCCGATACCAGCTAGGCGATTGGGATCTCCCCATGTTGTGGGCATTACCTTGTGCATGGAAGGTATATCGAGCATTAGTAAAGGGACGGCCGATGGGACAACATCAGGCATTGGTAATGTATTGGATAATGGAATACTGTTTGGAATTGGTGGCACCACTACTCGCGGGCGTATTGTTACCAACGGTGGTGGCGGTGATTTAGCATTCTTTGGATTTGCTAAATCATCAtcttttttgcctaatatatcgGCGATGGAAAAACTTTTAACACGTTCATTGCTTGACTTTCGTCTATGTGGCAGAGGGGGTAGGAAGTCGGAATGTGTATGCTCCACGTGTGTCTTCATGCGTTTCGTTGTGGGAACTGCAGTGGAAAGCGGGCCTCTTAAGAGGGCTGTTGGTTGGTGCCTTAGTGGAGGACTCGGGGAACCCACCGATATCTCAGACATGGC contains these protein-coding regions:
- the lbl gene encoding ladybird late isoform X1; the protein is MCGLTKDIHTPMTMIRSSSPAMSEISVGSPSPPLRHQPTALLRGPLSTAVPTTKRMKTHVEHTHSDFLPPLPHRRKSSNERVKSFSIADILGKKDDDLANPKNAKSPPPPLVTIRPRVVVPPIPNSIPLSNTLPMPDVVPSAVPLLMLDIPSMHKVMPTTWGDPNRLAGIGLSNANTPQLSLSPFIPPALLQYEQRLAWDYHRQLQEHFNAQAQLLRQMSMDPNIIPSEDGSERGGSRDSSLAGSQCCSPEVNVASDDEVGEEDELIERCGRKSQSSSQEHLSTNGTEESTKSMGTKSSKASSDTPLDALFQLSTKNFDEDQDPATLSIFATRPNPKKKRKSRTAFTNHQIFELEKRFLYQKYLSPADRDEIAAGLGLSNAQVITWFQNRRAKLKRDMEELKKDVESVKQLPDQSAAITSSPIISIRKSSIQQQQQRIHMATLVYQQDQHQQQQCRQQDYQQHQSSCHTPIPQATTQLSTRAMKPQNAQPLPQPAEVPIKTIVKIQDTPKSESYHTNNSNNLHIIHPIHETSYKSITAEAKKDIKFLKLCTLLHYSRMAKNRNFEEIGKGISN
- the lbl gene encoding ladybird late isoform X2, with product MCGLTKDIHTPMTMIRSSSPAMSEISVGSPSPPLRHQPTALLRGPLSTAVPTTKRMKTHVEHTHSDFLPPLPHRRKSSNERVKSFSIADILGKKDDDLANPKNAKSPPPPLVTIRPRVVVPPIPNSIPLSNTLPMPDVVPSAVPLLMLDIPSMHKVMPTTWGDPNRLAGIGLSNANTPQLSLSPFIPPALLQYEQRLAWDYHRQLQEHFNAQAQLLRQMSMDPNIIPSEDGSERGGSRDSSLAGSQCCSPEVNVASDDEVGEEDELIERCGRKSQSSSQEHLSTNGTEESTKSMGTKSSKASSDTPLDALFQLSTKNFDEDQDPATLSIFATRPNPKKKRKSRTAFTNHQIFELEKRFLYQKYLSPADRDEIAAGLGLSNAQVITWFQNRRAKLKRDMEELKKDVENPTSQPPSPAAPSSPYGSHPFSSSSSAFTWQPWYINRININNNSVDNRTINNTNRPATPPSPKQPHNYQHVQ